The following are encoded in a window of Numida meleagris isolate 19003 breed g44 Domestic line chromosome 9, NumMel1.0, whole genome shotgun sequence genomic DNA:
- the TSPAN3 gene encoding tetraspanin-3 — translation MGQCGITSSKTVLVFLNLIFWAAAGILCYVGAYVFITYDDYDHFFEDVYTLIPAVIIIAVGTLLFIIGLIGCCATIRESRCGLATFVIILLLVFITEVVVVVLGYIYRAKVEDEVDHSIQKVYNGYNGTNPDAASRAIDYVQRQLRCCGIHNYTDWENTVWFKQTKNNSVPLSCCKATLSNCTGSLTRPMDLYSEGCEALVVKKLQEIMMYVIWAALAFAAIQLLGMLCACIVLCRRSRDPAYELLITGGTYA, via the exons GCAGCAGCAGGCATACTGTGCTACGTGGGAGCCTATGTGTTCATCACATATGACGACTATGATCACTTCTTCGAAGATGTCTACACGCTCATTCCAGCAGTTATTATCATAGCTGTGGGGacacttctttttattattgGACTTATTGGATGCTGCGCCACAATTCGTGAAAGTCGCTGTGGACTTGCTACA TTTGTGATCATCCTGCTCCTGGTTTTTATTACTGAAGTTGTGGTGGTGGTTCTTGGATACATCTACAGAGCAAAG GTGGAAGATGAAGTTGATCATAGCATTCAAAAAGTATACAATGGATACAATGGGACAAATCCTGATGCAGCCAGTCGTGCTATTGACTATGTACAGAGGCAG CTGCGCTGTTGTGGGATCCATAACtacacagactgggagaataCTGTCTGGTtcaaacaaactaaaaacaacAGCGTGCCCCTTAGCTGTTGCAAAGCAACTCTCAGCAATTGTACTGGCAGTTTGACCCGTCCAATGGACCTTTATTCTGAG GGCTGTGAGGCTCTGGTTGTAAAGAAGCTTCAAGAGATTATGATGTATGTTATCTGGGCAGCACTAGCATTTGCTGCTATTCAG ctTCTGGGCATGTTGTGTGCCTGTATAGTATTATGTAGAAGGAGTCGGGATCCTGCTTACGAACTTCTCATCACTGGTGGAACCTATGCCTAG